In Miscanthus floridulus cultivar M001 chromosome 5, ASM1932011v1, whole genome shotgun sequence, one genomic interval encodes:
- the LOC136453576 gene encoding pleckstrin homology domain-containing protein 1-like, which produces MAASLWRAVMGTGAASTDATDSAGGGVEFWRAPERVGWLTKQGEYIKTWRRRWFVLKQGRLFWFKESTVTRASVPRGVIPVASCLTVKGAEDVLNRPYAFELSTPRETMYFIADTEKEKEEWINSIGRSIVQNSRSVTEAEVVDYDSRPGDK; this is translated from the coding sequence ATGGCGGCGAGCTTGTGGCGGGCGGTGATGGGCACCGGCGCGGCGTCCACGGACGCCACCGACTCCGCGGGCGGCGGCGTCGAGTTCTGGCGCGCCCCGGAGCGCGTGGGTTGGCTGACCAAGCAGGGCGAGTACATCAAgacgtggcggcggcggtggttcgTGCTCAAGCAGGGGCGGCTCTTCTGGTTCAAGGAGTCGACCGTCACGCGCGCCTCCGTGCCCCGCGGTGTCATCCCTGTCGCCTCCTGCCTCACCGTCAAGGGCGCCGAGGACGTGCTCAACCGACCCTACGCCTTCGAGCTCTCCACCCCGCGCGAGACCATGTACTTCATTGCTGACaccgagaaggagaaggaggagtggATCAACTCCATCGGGCGCTCCATCGTCCAGAACTCCCGCTCCGTCACCGAAGCCGAGGTCGTCGACTACGACAGCCGCCCTGGCGACAAATGA